In the Campylobacter sputorum subsp. sputorum genome, TCTATTGCTTAGTTTTGCGGCTGAAACCAAAGCACTGTCTGTTATTGTAACATTATGATGAACTTCTAGTTTTTCTTTTATGCCGCGTAAAATTTGCAATGCTTCATTCACAGTTGGCTCAGGTACATTTACAGGCTGAAATCTTCTTTGAAGGGCGGCATCTTTTTCAAAATATTTTCTATATTCTTTTAGAGTTGTTGCACCTATGGTATGAAGTTCGCCTCTTGCAAGGGCTGGTTTTAGTATATTTGCAGCGTCCATTGATCCCTCGCTTGCACCAGCTCCTACTATGGTGTGAATTTCATCTATAAAAAGTATAATGTTTTTAGCTTTGATAACCTCATTTATCACAGCTTTTAGCCTATCTTCAAACTCACCTCTGTATTTTGCACCAGCGATTAACGCACTCATATCAAGTGCTACAACGCGTTTGTTTGCAAGGCTTGTTGGAACTTCCTTTTTTACTATCATTTGTGCAAAACCCTCTACTATCGCAGTTTTACCAACACCTGGCTCGCCAAGTAATATAGGGTTATTTTTAGTTTTTCTTATGAGAATTTGCATCATTCTTTGAATTTCTTCATCTCGCCCTATAACAGGATCAAGTTTTCCTTCACTAGCCTTTTGTGTTATGTCTATACCAAATTTAGCAAGACTATCAAGGGTATCATCGCTGGTTTGAGAGTCTATTTTTCTATCTCCTCTTATTAAATCAAGTTCTTTTTTTATATCTGTTAAATCTGCAAATTTTGATAATACATCTTTTATAGGAGAGTTGTTTAAATTTGCTAAAATCCAAGTATCAACAGCTATAAAGCTATCGCCTAAATTTGCCATATAGCCTCTTGCGTTTTCAAAAGAATTAACAAGTTCTGAGCTTATTTTTATGTTTTCTTTTGTTACATTTGAAGATGTAGGCAAATTTTGTATTAAGCTTTTTATATCAAGTTCTACGGCTTGTTTTGATATATTTAGTTTATTAAAAATTTGATTTAAAATCGAATTTGAATCAACTACCAAATTCCAAAGCAGGTGGATAACTTTAACTTCGCTATTTTTGCTATGAAGTGCTAAACCTACGCTATTTTCTAAATTTGTTCTCATTTGATCTGTTAGAATTTCAAATACATTCGCCATTTTTAATCCTTTTATATTTATAATGCTGATATTATATAATTTTAGTCTAATAATGTCAAGTTTATTTAATAAATATTTTTAACTATGCATAATTTTTTTAAATTAAAATAGTAAAAATAAAAATATTTTTATATCTTTTTTAGGGAATTAAGACTAAAATATTGTTTTAAAATAGAGCTAGGAGTATTAAAGTTGAAATTTTCAAAAGATGGTTTAAGGTTGAGCTTGGTTGGAGCTATAGTATTTTTTGTATTATGCATAACAGAGCTTTTTGCAAAAGAAGATAGCGTTATTATTAAAAATACAGAATCTTTGGCAAAAATGACAAAAGTAATGTCTATAGTTGAAAACTATTATGTAGATGATTTAAATTTAAGCGATATCATAGATAAATCTATTTCTGGGCTTTTATCAAATTTAGATGCACACTCTGGTTATCTTGATGAAAAATCATACAAAGATATGCAAGTTCAAACGAGTGGCGAGTTTGGCGGACTTGGCATAACAGTTGGTATGAAAGATGGTGCACTTACGGTTATTGCCCCTATTGATGATACACCTGCTTATAAAGCTGGTGTAAAAGCTGGTGATGTTATTTTAATGATAGATGGAAATTCTACTATAAATACAAATTTAGAAGAAGCCGTTAAAAAAATGCGTGGCGAACCAAAAACAGACATAACTCTTACGCTTGTTAGAAAAGGTGAGCCAAAACCGATTGAAGTTAAGATAACAAGAGATATTATAAAAGTTGATTCTGTTAAAGCTAAAATGATAGAAGATGAAAATATACTTTACATAAGAGTTTCGAATTTTGATCAAAATGTAGAAAAAAAAGTCGTAGAAGCAGTTAAAAAGTATCCAAAAGTAAAAGGAATTGTTTTAGACCTTAGAAATAATCCTGGCGGGCTTTTAGATCAGGCTGTAAATCTTACAAATGTGTTTGTAAAAGATGGGGTTATAGTTTCTCAAAAAGGCAGAAATTCCAATGAAAATGTGATTTTTAATGCAAAAGCTTCTAAAAAAATAACAGACACACCTCTTGCTGTTTTAGTAAATGGTGGAAGTGCAAGTGCAAGCGAGATTGTAAGCGGTTCGCTTCAAGATCATAAAAGAGCTATTATTATAGGTGAAAATACATTTGGAAAAAGTAGCGTTCAAATGGTAATGCCTCTTGGTAAATCAGAAGCTATAAGGCTTACTATAGCAAGGTATTATCTGCCAAGTGGCAGAACTATACAAGCTGTTGGTGTAAAACCAGATCTTGTAGTTTATCCTGGAGCTGTTCCAAGAAAAGAGTTTGATTTTAACATAAAAGAGAGTGATTTAAAACAACATTTACAAAGTGAGCTTGAAAAAGTTGAGAAATCAGATAAAACCGATAATAAAACAGAAGAAGATAAAAAAGATATGATAACAAAAACTCAGGTTATGGAAGATATACAGCTTAAAACTGCTATAGATACTATTAAAATTCAAAATATACAAATTAATCATTAAGGAAAGGAGATTAAAAATGAAAATCACAAAAAAAGATATGATTTACGAGGGAAAAGGTAAAAAAATGTGGTCTGTTAATGAAGACCAGGATTATTTGATAGCTGAATTTAAAGATGATTTAACTGCTTTTAATGGTGAAAAAAAATCAAGCGAGAGTGGTAAAGGTGCGTTAAATAATAAAATAAGCACACAGCTTTTTAAACTTCTTGAATCAAACGGTATAAAAACAGCTCTTGTTGAGACTATAAGCGATACTGAACAAGTTGTTAGAAAATGTCAAATAGTTCCACTTGAAATTATTGTAAGAAATATAGCCACAGGCTCTCTTACAAAAAGACTTGGTATAAAAGAAGGCACAGTGCTTCCATTTTCTTTAGTTGAGTTTTGTTATAAAGACGATGATTTGGGCGATCCGATACTAAATGATGAGCATTGTATAATACTTGGCGCCGTAAAAACTCAAGATGATTTGGAAAAATTAAAATCAATAGCTAGAAAAATTAACTCAATACTATTTAAATTTTTTGAAGAAAAAAATCTTAAATTAGTTGATTTTAAGATAGAACTAGGTGTAGATAAAGATGGAAATATCCTTTTGGCTGATGAAATAAGTCCAGATAGTTGTCGTTTTTGGGATGCTACAACAAATGAAAAACTAGACAAAGATAGATTTAGACAAAACATTGGCAATGTAAAAGTCGCTTATGAAGAAGTTTTGAGAAGAATTTTATCTTAAGGTTTGTAATGAAAGTAGTTGTAAATGTAAGATTAAAAAGCGGAGTTTTAGATCCACAAGGCAAGGCAGTAGAGCATGCTCTTGCCTCTCTTGGTTTTGATAGCATAAATAGTGTTAGGATTGGCAAGCAAATAGTTTTAGATGTAAAAGAAGCAGATGAAAACGATATCAAAAAAGATATAGAAAAAATGTGCGAAGAACTGCTTGCAAATACAGTTATAGAAGATTATGAGATAGTATTATGAAAGTAGCCATTATAAATTTCCCAGGCACAAACTGCGAGAGAGACACAAAATACGCTTTTGATAAACTAGATTGTCAAACTGAAATTTTGTGGCATAAAGAAGATAGCATAAATGCTGATTTGGTAGTTTTACCTGGTGGATTTAGTTACGGAGATTATCTAAGAACTGCAGCTATTGCTAAATTTAGTCCTATTATGAAAGCTGTTGTAGAACATGCTAAAAAAGGTGGTTATGTTTTAGGAATTTGCAATGGCTTTCAAATGTTACTAGAGTTAAAGCTTTTAGATGGAGCAATGAATAGAAATATAGGTCTTTCTTTCATATCTAAGTTTCATTATCTTAGAGTTGTTAGTAATTCAAATAAATTTCTTTCTAAATTTAACATTAATGATATTTTAAATATTCCTATAGCACACGGCGAGGGAAATTATTTTGTTGATGAATATAGCTTAAAAGCTATGTATGATAACGAGCAAGTTTTGCTTAAATACTGCGATGAGTTTGGAAATTCGCTAAATCCAAATGGATCAGTTGATGATATTGCTGGAATTTGTGATAAAAATAAAAAGATTTTTGGTCTTATGCCCCATCCTGAAAGAGCCGTAGAAAAGATTCTAGGAAGTGAAGATGGTATAAATATGCTAAAAGGACTCTTATATTGAGATTTTTTTTAGTATCTATACTTTTCATATCAACTCTTTTTGGCGAACCTAGTGTATTTGATATGTTTAATGAGGCGTTATCTAAAGAAAATACTCAAAAGGATGAAAAAGATACAAAAATTTTAGATCTTTTTAAATCTACACAAAAAGATTCACAGGCAGATAAAAAAACGCAACAAAACAACCAAAATAATCAAATTAGCGTAGAAGAGATGCAAAGCGTAGCTCCAACTGATGAGGTAAATTTAAATTTAAAAGATGAACAAATTTACGAAAAAGTTGAACCAGTTAAAATAAATTTAAATGTATTAAATATGCCAAAAAGCGTATTGCAAAATGAGATTTTTAAATTTGATGTTATCGCAGATATTAGCGATAATATAGATATATCTATGCATACAGACATAACAACATCATCAAATTTAGAAATTTTAAATCCTAATTTTGAGTGGATTGATGTAGGAAATGGCAAGTATAAAGCTACAATTTGGTCTGTGATAAAAAATAGCTCAAATTCTAACATAAACTTAAAACTAACTTTAAATAAAAATGGCGAATTTTATCAGTCTGCTTCTATATCTCCGCAATTTCCAAAGATAAGCATATTAAATACAAATTCAAATTTCTCGCAAATAGTTGCAGACGATTTGAAGATTTTGAAGTATAAAACAAGTCATTTTGATGATAAAAATTACATAATGGTTGTTGAAGCAAGAGTAAAAAACGGCGATTTGTCGCTTTTTCATTTAAACAATAAACACATAATAAAGCAAGGCGTTGATTCTATAAAAGGCGATTATAGCAATCAAAGTGCATTTTATTTTGTAACATTTGACCCTGCTTTAAAAAGCTTGGATTTTAACTACTACAATACAAAATCAAAGAAATTTGAGAACTTCTCTTTGAAAGTTGAAGTTGAAGGCGATGATATAAGCACTCAAATAGGATTAAATCCACAAGAAAGCGAGTTTAAATTTTATAAAGATTTGCTTGTGTATTCTTTGATACTTTTCTTTGCTGCTATGTTTGTGTGGAAAAGAAAGTATTATATGCTTGTTTTAAGCGTTCTTTTTATAGCAATTGCCATTTATAGCTATAATCCTTTTGGTAAAGCAACACTTATGGCAAACTCAAATGTTCAGATTATCCCAACAGAAAGATCTACTATTTTTTATATATCAAAAAATAATGAAAGCGTAAAGATACTTGGTAGCAAAGATGATTATAAAAAAATCCTTATGAAAGATGATCAAATAGGATGGGTAAAAAGTGAAACTTTGGTTAAAAATTAGAGCTTTTATTTATAGTGTTGAGTTTATTCTCTCTGTGTTATTGGTTATACTACTAATGAGTATATTTAGAAAACATAATCATAAAATAAGACTCATTTGGGCTAAATTTCAACTCGCTTTTATAGGCATTAAAATAGATTTTCATGGTAGTTTTGACAATAGTGCAAATATGATTTTGATGAATCATCAAAGTTTGCTTGATATCATAGTTTTAGAAAGTATTTATCCAAGAAATTTAAGCTGGATTGCCAAAAAAGAAATAGGGGAAATTCCCATAATAGGGCTTATTTTAAAACTACCAAAAATGATACCAATTGATCGTAAAAATCCAAGATCTATAGTAGGGCTTTTAAAAGATGTAAAAGATAGATTAAATGATGGTAGAATCATAGCTATATTTCCAGAAGGAACAAGGAGTAGGGGAGATAAACTTCTTAAATTTCAAACTGGTGCTAAGGTTTTAACTCAAAAACTAAGCTTAAGCGTCCAACCCATCGTTCTTGTAAATACTAGAAAAATTATGGATAGTCAAGGTTTTAAGTTAAGCAAAGGAACTATAAAAGTTATAGCTCTTGATAAAGTTGATACTAGCGATGAAAATTGGCTTGAAAAAACTAGGGTAAAAATGCAAGAGTGTTTAAATAAAAATATATGAATATAGCTTCATTTTTTGCTGTTGGATTTGGCGGTTTTATAGGCGCTGTGCTTAGATTTTATGTTGGTATTTTATGCATTAAGCTTTTGCCAACATACTTTTATTTTTCTACTTTTATAGTAAATTTAATATCTTCATTTTTTATAGGATTTTTTCTAAGTTTTCTTATATCATCAAATTTAAAAAATTTCATAATTGTTGGAATTTTGGGTGGACTTAGCACATTTTCCACATTTAGTTACGAAAATTTTATATATTTACAAAATGGCGAATTTATGAAGTTATGTATAAATATCTTTTTAAATGTTTTATTGTGCCTAACTTTTTGTTATATAGGAAATTTCGTCGCTAAAGCATTTTGCATTTAAAAGATACAACGCTTTTATCAATAAAGCCATTTATCGGCGTTTAAAATAAACTAGAATTTACACGCAAGTTTTTAGATTAAGCAAGAGTTTTTTAGAGATAGCTTTAAGCTATCTCAAATTTATCTGAAATTATGTTCTGTTCCGAAGTATTTTTCTAAAATTTTCTTAAGAGCCTTTGTTTGAACTGACTCTTTTGGAGAGTTATTTAGTATATCCTCATAATCATACATTCTCTCATAGTAGTCGTTTGTATCTTGATTGTTTATTCTCATCATAGCACTATCGATACTTGCTCCTACAAATACACCTTTATTATCACTACTACTTCTTATATATGTTGCAAGTTCTCCCATCTCGTTTTTATAGCCACTTCCAACTCCATTTACAAAAGTTGCATTTGCATTTGCTTCTAGTGTTATTTGAGAGTCAAAAAAGTTTTTAAATGATCTTGATGTGTAAAATAGCATTATAACATCGCTTGATTGATATCCAAGTTGCAAACCAAGTCCAGCACCTCTATAGTCAAAAAACAGAGGAGAAGACCAAGTGTGATCGTGATTTTTCATCACAAAAATTCCTTTTCCACCTTGAAAAGATAGCACCGCACCACCTTTTTCAAGTCCAGGTATAATCGCTATGGCTCTTACATTTTTCATATTTTTACTATTTGGAGTTATTTTTTTATCAATTGCAAAATCTTGCAATAAATTTGTAGCTGCATATACTCTTTGGTTTTGAACTATATCAGCGTTTAAAAAACTAACTAAAAATGTGGCTATGAGTAAAAGTTTTTTCATTTTAAATTCCTTAAATCATATTTGTGTGTGATTATACACTTTTTTGCTTAATTTTTAGATAAATTTAAGCAAACTTTCATCACATTTGTAATACAATTGCTGAGCATTTTATATAAGAGTATGTAAGATGAAATTTATATTAAGGAGAAAACCATGAAAAAAGGTTTTACTATGATTGAGTTGATCTTCGTGATCGTTATTTTAGGTATTTTAGCAGCAGTTGCTATCCCAAGACTTTCAGCAACTAGAGATGATGCTGAGGCTGTAAAAGCAGCTACAAATCTTTCAACTATTATAAGTGATTTAGGTGCTTATTATACTTCCCAAGGGGCTTTTTCTAGTGAGTTATCGCAAATGACAAATGTTCAACTTACAGCAACACAAAAGGGTGCTGATGATGGCGATGGTGCACAAGGAAATTTGGCAGCAGCTGGAATTGATTGTCTTAAAGTTGTATTACATAAAGAAAATCCTATAAATGAAACTGTAGTTAATAGTGGTAAACCAGCTTATATAGCAGTTACAGCTCTAAATACCGACAAACCTATGTGTAAAAAAATTCATAGTATGGGATCAATTGATAAGATTTTAAAAGGTAAATTTAGTTATTCAGGTGTCACAACTGCTAAAACGAGTAGCAAAGCTGCCGTAATAGGCAATGTTGAAAGTAATTTAGGAGAGTTTGCAGTAAGTGGAATGGGTGTTAAATTCTAATTTATTATTAGAAATTTTATAAACACTACAAGCCCCTTTTTAAGGGGCTTTTTAAATTTAAAATATAAAATCCTTTTTCTATAAGAATTCCTAAATATTTTTGTATAAAAGTTTCAAATTTTTCTAAATTTATTTAAATTTATAAAAATCAATATTTTAATTTATTTTGACTAAAATTAAATTTTACTACTTCTAATTAATCTAATCAATGTGAGGGAAATTTTTGTTTTTTGTGATTATGGAGGAGTTTAGCAACCGCTATTTTAGCACAAATATATTGCTGTAAATCCTTAAAGTTACTTACAAAATTTTATTTTATAAAAAACTAATCAAAAAGCTCACTATGACTTCCTAAATCAACAAGAGTTAATACTAAAATCTTATTTTCTTTTCTATAAATTAGTAAAAAATCAGGTCTTATATGGCATTCTTCGTGGTTTTTATATGCTATGATTTTTATATCTTTTATCTAAAATTTCACCATTTGTTAACATATTGACGACTTTTTTTAACTCATTTACTAAGTCTTTATCGTGTTTTATTTTTTTAAAAGATTTTTTGAAGTTTTTTGTATATGCGACTTTAAATTTAGTCATTTTCTAGCTCATCAAAAAGCTTATCAATGTTTGTGTAAAATTTAAATTTACTAGGATTTTTTATAATTTCATCACTTTGTTTTATAGCTTCTAAAAGCTCATTTGATGGATTTGTGATAATCTTATAAGACTTAGTTAACTTTTGATTTATAGCATTTAACATAGCAATCAAACTTGCGTCTGCATTTGGTATGGTTATAATCATATTTTTCCTTTTTTTGCTTTCATTATACTAAATTTCTTTTAAATTATTACTTTAAATTTGTGTATTACGCAATGGAATTTAAGGTAAGTTTTATTATAATAATTGGTTTAGATGATTTCAAAGTTTTAATTTAGATAATTGCAAAAATAGATACAAAATATAGCAAGGCAGGGAATTTGATTTTTAAAGATTACACAATCTTGTTTAGAAATTTTGTTAATTTAAAAGCAAAATTTATGGAAAATTAAATGATTTCAATTTCGTTTTTTATCTTATCTTTACTATTTTTATTTTTTGTAAAACATAAATTTATTAAGATTTTTGGGGTTGCTTTTTGCTTTTTATTTTGCTTAGTTAGTATTTTTAATGTCTTATTGTTTCACTACACTGGAAGTTACTTAAATTTTGGAAATTTAAATATCTTTTTAATTAGCATTAAAGGAGCACCACTTTTAAGTTTTTATAAACAGATTTTATTTATTTTAGCCCTTGTTTTTGCTACTGTTTTATTTAGTGTTATAGTTTGTAAAAGAGTTAATTCTTTTAAAAAGAGTTTTAAATTTGCAAATATTTTGTGGGGAATTTCCGTGGTTTTAGCCATTTGTTTTAATCCGCTTACAAACTCGCTTTTGCAAATGTATATAATCTTAAACTTTCAGTATCATCCAGCTTTTATTAAGAAATTTAGTGAAATTTATAAAAAGCCAGTTTTTCAAAAACCTTTAAAAAATAAAAATATAGTTTATATTTATTTGGAGAGTTTTAGTAGAAATTTCACTACTAAATTTGAAAACTTAACGCCAAATATCAATGCTTTATCAAATAGACTTGAATTTTCTAATATAAATCAAATAAATAATGGTGCTAGTATTACATTAGAGGGACTTTTTGCAAGTGCGTGTGGTTATCCTTACTCTGTTACAATATATGGCGAAAAAAAAGAAAAATATACAGATTTAATGGGAGCTAAACCAAATTTTAAAAACTCAAATATGATTTGTGCAAATGAGCTTTTAAAAAAGCTAGGGTATTATACTTATTTTATAAAAGGTGCTAGTTTAGAGTTTCAAAACACAAGAGGGTTTTTAGAATATATGAAGTATGATGAAATGCAAGGCAAAGAAGAGCTCTTAAAAAGAGGTGCGAAAAGCTTAAACGAGTGGGGCGTGGATGATGATGAAATGTTTGAGTTTGCCTTTGATGACTTTTTAAGACTTTCTCAAAGTAAGGATAAGTTTTTGCAAGTTGTATTAAATGTAGGAATGCATGTTCCAAGTGGCTTTATCTCAAAAAAATGTGAAAATTTAAAATACCTTGATGGCTCAAATTCTATGCTAAATGCTGCTAAATGCACTGACTTTTTGATTGGAGAGTTTGTAAATAAAATCAGGGCTTCAAAATACTCCAAAAATACAATCATAGTTATGCAAAGCGATCATTTGTTGCCTTATAGTGTCGTTGATGGAATGAGTGATGAAAAAATGGGAGATTTTAAACTATTTTTTACGATTTTGGATGATGATATAAATGGCACAAAAATAGTGCAAAATTATGGTTCATCGCTTGATACTTTTACTACTTTTTTGGGCTATATGGGGATAAGTGATGAGATGAATTTGGGTAGAAATATCTTAAAAGAAAAGTCAATCAACAAAAGTATCCCAGATCTATTTTATCAAGGTGCAATGATGATAGGCGATAGCGTAGAGTATAAGTAGTTTTAAAAACAAAGCTATCTTAATCTTTTCTCTCTATCTTTATAATCGATCATTAGATTTTTTATAAATTCATAAAATTCTTTTTTATGATGTGGATATATTAGGTGCGTTAGCTCGTGTAAGATGACATACTCTATCAAATCCGCATCTTTAAAAATCAAATTTAAATTTAAATTTATATAACCTTTTTTGGTATTGCAACTTCCCCAACGCGTCGACATTTTGCGTATGCAAATGCGGTTTATGGGTTTTTTGATATGTGGTTTGTATAAATTTATATAATGCGTAAAAATTTCTATAGCTTTTTGTTTTAGAAATTTTTCTAAATTTGCTTCATTTTTGGTTATTAAAGTGTCTTTTATAAACTCTGTTTTTTTAGTATTTTCATCAAATTTAAGGTTATAAATTTCACCTAAAAAGCTAATTTTATCCTTTGGTAAAAGATTTGATTTTATTTTTGATAAAGTTTTTTCTAGCCACTCTTTGTGTTTGTTTAGCATTTCATAGACTAAATTTTCATTGAAATTATAGGGGATATTAAGCGAAATTTCGCCAGTTTTACTAACTTTAAGTCGTGCGTATTTTATCTTTTTTATCGTTATGAAAATTTCAAAGTTATGAAAATTTATACAAGTCTTTTGTTTTGCCATTTTTTACTTTTCCATCTATAGGTATTTGCAAGTCCTCTTAGCCATTCATCACAAGCAAAACCAATCCAAACTCCTAAAATTCCCATTTGCATATAGATTCCAAGAAAATATCCAACAGGCAAAGAAACTCCCCACATAAAAATTATCCCCATTAAAAAAGGAAATTTTGCGTCACCACTTGCACGAAGAGAATTTACCATCACGATATTTAAAGTTCTGCCAAGCTCTAAAACAAGGCTTAGATAAAATAGTGGTCTCATTATATTTTTTAGCTCGTCATTTAAGTGGTATAGATTCATTATAAATTCTTTTGCTAACAAAACTATACACAAAAATATCGCCGTGCTAAAAATACCAACTTTAAGTGCAAGAAATGCTTTTTTGTATGCTAAATTTAGCTCATTTGATCCAACAAGCCTTCCTACTATGACTTCGTTTGCTATACTTATGGCACTTCCTCCAAAAAATATAAAAGCCGAAATTTGAAAGTATATAGTCTGAACGCTTAGCGAATTTTCGCCCATACTTGCTACAAAACTAAAAGCAACTAGATACTGACCTATCCAAAGCAGATTTTCGCCAGCACTTGGCATACCAACTGAGAGTATTTTTTGCAGTATAGAGAGTTTAAATTTAAAAAGCATTGCAAAATAAAATTTAAGTCCTATTATCCCAAATAACACAAAACACAGCATAAAAATACCGATAAATCTACCAAAAGCTGTTGAAATTCCAACTCCAAGTAGCCCAAGATGAGGCATACCAAAAGGCTCGAATAAAACTATAGCGTTTCCTATAATGGTTATTAAATTTATTATGATAGAAACTACTAAAATATGCATTGTATAGCCATAAACCCTAATTATAGTTGATATTAGTATGGCTATGGCATCTATGAAAAATACAACAGATAATGCCCTTAAATAATGTGTCGCATCTACTAAAAGTATGTCTGGGATGTTTAAAAGATGAAGTATTTCTTTTGAGAAAATAAAAACCAAAATGCCACAAATTAAGCCAAGCAGAGCATTAAAAGATATACTTATATGAGTTGCTTTTAGTGCAATTAGTTTCAAATTTGCCCCGAGTGCTTGAGCTACAAAAACAGAGCACCCAACAGCTAAAAAACTAAACACAGTTACAAAAAGGCTAAAAATTTGATTTCCAGCTCCCATAGCTCCAACTAAATTTACATCTATAAGGCTTATCATATATGTATTTATGATTATAGTTGCAAGCTTTAAAATCATATCAAGATAGATTGGAAAAGCTAATTTGCTAAGAGAAAAAGTTTTCAAGTTTCATCCGTAAAAATGAGGTAAGAGCTAATTTTATCAAAAAAGTTTAAATTTAAAGCCTATTTGAGAGCCAACACCTTCTTTACTTAGTATGATTAATGAAATATCGTGAAGTTTAAGCATAAATTTAACTATGTAAAGCCCCAATCCAAAAGAGTTATTCCAGTTGTTTTTATTTACGCGGTAAAATTTCTTTGTGACGAGTTTTATCTCATCTTGTGGTATGCCTATCCCTTTGTCAATAACCATAAATTTACCATTTTTTATCTCTATTAAAATATCGTCTTTTGAGTATTTAAGTGCATTTTCTACTAAATTTGCTATAACTTGCTCTATCATAGTTTTATCTGCATTCATAATGCTGTTATTATCGCTATTTATAATTATATTTCTATTTTGATATTTTTCTTGCAGACTTTGAGTTACTTCTTTTGCAAGTTGAGATATATCAAAATCCGTCTTTTTTATATTTATCTCTTCATCTTCTAAATTTATTTTTAATCTATCTATAAGATTTGTTAGTTTTATGCAGTTTTTTTCTATCTTGTTTGTAAATTTATTTTTTGTTGCTATGTCCATATTTGGATCATTTTGTATAGTTTGAATACTAGCTTGAATTATCGCAATTGGGTTTTTAAACTCGTGTGATATTGAGCTTAAAATTGCTTCAAGTTGCATATTTCTAAAGCGAATTTTGGCTGATTTTTTTCTATTTTTTTTATCCTTTTCTTGTAATTTTTCTTTTGTTAAATTTAAACTATCATATAATAGTTTTAGGTCGGTACTTTTTGTGTTTTCTAGAGCTACATTGTAATTGCTTTGTGAAATATTGCTTAAAAAGTCAATTATTTTATATATCTCTTTTTCTATGTGCGTTTGAAAAATTTTATATA is a window encoding:
- a CDS encoding MATE family efflux transporter, producing MKTFSLSKLAFPIYLDMILKLATIIINTYMISLIDVNLVGAMGAGNQIFSLFVTVFSFLAVGCSVFVAQALGANLKLIALKATHISISFNALLGLICGILVFIFSKEILHLLNIPDILLVDATHYLRALSVVFFIDAIAILISTIIRVYGYTMHILVVSIIINLITIIGNAIVLFEPFGMPHLGLLGVGISTAFGRFIGIFMLCFVLFGIIGLKFYFAMLFKFKLSILQKILSVGMPSAGENLLWIGQYLVAFSFVASMGENSLSVQTIYFQISAFIFFGGSAISIANEVIVGRLVGSNELNLAYKKAFLALKVGIFSTAIFLCIVLLAKEFIMNLYHLNDELKNIMRPLFYLSLVLELGRTLNIVMVNSLRASGDAKFPFLMGIIFMWGVSLPVGYFLGIYMQMGILGVWIGFACDEWLRGLANTYRWKSKKWQNKRLV
- a CDS encoding sulfatase-like hydrolase/transferase, encoding MISISFFILSLLFLFFVKHKFIKIFGVAFCFLFCLVSIFNVLLFHYTGSYLNFGNLNIFLISIKGAPLLSFYKQILFILALVFATVLFSVIVCKRVNSFKKSFKFANILWGISVVLAICFNPLTNSLLQMYIILNFQYHPAFIKKFSEIYKKPVFQKPLKNKNIVYIYLESFSRNFTTKFENLTPNINALSNRLEFSNINQINNGASITLEGLFASACGYPYSVTIYGEKKEKYTDLMGAKPNFKNSNMICANELLKKLGYYTYFIKGASLEFQNTRGFLEYMKYDEMQGKEELLKRGAKSLNEWGVDDDEMFEFAFDDFLRLSQSKDKFLQVVLNVGMHVPSGFISKKCENLKYLDGSNSMLNAAKCTDFLIGEFVNKIRASKYSKNTIIVMQSDHLLPYSVVDGMSDEKMGDFKLFFTILDDDINGTKIVQNYGSSLDTFTTFLGYMGISDEMNLGRNILKEKSINKSIPDLFYQGAMMIGDSVEYK
- a CDS encoding sensor histidine kinase; amino-acid sequence: MLKINHLFLANFFIIFLITFGTYTFFSYKTQKDTTEISQQQKITNISKILNHESLNLNQEFIDYISAQTKLNIGIFDKENSPIVLSDKSLKDIVFIKELKTAEIFEFLNPNSKQMLGFYLQNKKYNILITSEKKQTKTDMSLFTKKGFNIASICFIVLFIIYKIFQTHIEKEIYKIIDFLSNISQSNYNVALENTKSTDLKLLYDSLNLTKEKLQEKDKKNRKKSAKIRFRNMQLEAILSSISHEFKNPIAIIQASIQTIQNDPNMDIATKNKFTNKIEKNCIKLTNLIDRLKINLEDEEINIKKTDFDISQLAKEVTQSLQEKYQNRNIIINSDNNSIMNADKTMIEQVIANLVENALKYSKDDILIEIKNGKFMVIDKGIGIPQDEIKLVTKKFYRVNKNNWNNSFGLGLYIVKFMLKLHDISLIILSKEGVGSQIGFKFKLF
- a CDS encoding M48 family metallopeptidase, which codes for MAKQKTCINFHNFEIFITIKKIKYARLKVSKTGEISLNIPYNFNENLVYEMLNKHKEWLEKTLSKIKSNLLPKDKISFLGEIYNLKFDENTKKTEFIKDTLITKNEANLEKFLKQKAIEIFTHYINLYKPHIKKPINRICIRKMSTRWGSCNTKKGYINLNLNLIFKDADLIEYVILHELTHLIYPHHKKEFYEFIKNLMIDYKDREKRLR